The following proteins come from a genomic window of Leptospira bandrabouensis:
- a CDS encoding P83/100 family protein, protein MRISRSIIICLTFVSLSLTAQSKAPLGESEIKGSKKIEFINRSLRKASDEIIQENTEIGRKLAETLAKESTATVDGVKIQRVLPGADGKLGADILSLSESQSFDHVNSIARIIASYVEKSFQYKAGNSETLAQYILYYNATHRKDSKFFTKKYTEGVIAATSPDKLGIDTVYKNWPGKTQIIIPIEGNILKDSGKDLTTDELEKDVNKMVKDKEKDPATKQKMEDEAKKMDKLQTDKIKEEKKVLQDKKQEVANEQKDLQDKKDALKKKEQETVASLNELKKDPVKNKTEIEKKTEEIKQIEQEKKDTEKKSEAVEAKKEELSKKEEQIAKKEEARTGTTTGDTAKKDDTVQKVEAKVEELKSELAQTKEELKKKEEQSDNVVNNKILFMKFIKYDTDGHYSNELWAIDPAKDDALYKSSYNNICSKEFKEIANQGVLVLGYDGEKVENRKHKLVLLDPDKLGVKKTSESADIFWRTPMINREDKIYVIEKVKDKYHVSRFKSDLTFEKRTEEPVEENSEITFFGDKIYVTGKPKEGDKTTIKVFKKEDLSLLKTIAP, encoded by the coding sequence ATGAGAATTTCTCGTTCCATCATCATCTGTCTAACTTTTGTCAGTCTTTCACTGACAGCCCAATCCAAAGCCCCACTCGGTGAGTCCGAAATTAAGGGTTCCAAAAAAATCGAATTCATCAACCGTTCCTTACGTAAGGCCTCGGACGAAATCATCCAGGAAAATACCGAAATTGGTCGCAAACTCGCAGAAACCTTGGCCAAAGAAAGTACGGCCACAGTGGATGGGGTCAAAATCCAAAGAGTGCTTCCCGGTGCTGACGGAAAATTGGGAGCCGACATCCTTTCCCTTTCCGAATCACAAAGTTTTGACCATGTGAATTCCATAGCACGGATCATTGCTTCCTATGTGGAAAAATCTTTTCAATACAAAGCAGGAAACTCGGAAACTCTGGCTCAGTACATCCTTTATTACAACGCTACCCACAGAAAAGATTCCAAGTTTTTTACTAAAAAATATACCGAAGGTGTGATTGCTGCCACTTCTCCCGACAAATTAGGAATTGATACAGTTTATAAAAACTGGCCAGGAAAAACCCAAATCATCATTCCGATTGAAGGAAATATTTTAAAAGATAGTGGGAAGGATTTAACCACTGATGAGTTAGAAAAAGACGTCAACAAAATGGTGAAGGACAAAGAAAAAGATCCTGCAACCAAACAGAAGATGGAAGACGAAGCCAAAAAAATGGACAAGTTGCAAACCGATAAAATCAAAGAAGAAAAAAAGGTATTGCAAGATAAAAAACAAGAAGTCGCGAACGAACAAAAAGACCTCCAAGATAAAAAAGATGCATTGAAGAAAAAGGAACAAGAAACGGTTGCCAGTCTCAATGAGTTAAAAAAAGACCCGGTTAAAAACAAAACAGAGATCGAAAAGAAAACCGAAGAAATCAAACAAATCGAACAAGAAAAAAAAGACACTGAGAAAAAGTCCGAAGCTGTAGAAGCCAAAAAAGAAGAACTCAGTAAAAAAGAAGAACAAATCGCAAAAAAAGAAGAAGCAAGAACCGGAACCACCACTGGTGACACCGCTAAAAAAGATGATACCGTTCAAAAAGTGGAAGCAAAAGTAGAAGAGTTAAAATCGGAACTCGCACAAACCAAAGAAGAACTAAAGAAAAAAGAAGAACAAAGTGATAATGTTGTGAACAACAAAATTCTTTTTATGAAGTTTATCAAATATGATACAGATGGTCACTATTCGAATGAACTTTGGGCGATCGATCCTGCAAAAGATGATGCACTTTATAAAAGTTCCTATAACAATATTTGTTCTAAGGAATTTAAAGAAATCGCCAACCAAGGAGTTCTTGTTCTTGGTTATGATGGAGAAAAAGTAGAGAATCGTAAACATAAACTAGTGTTACTCGACCCAGATAAACTCGGTGTGAAAAAAACAAGTGAGTCTGCAGATATTTTCTGGAGAACACCGATGATCAATCGCGAGGATAAAATCTACGTGATCGAAAAGGTAAAAGACAAATACCATGTTTCTCGTTTTAAATCAGACTTAACTTTTGAGAAAAGAACAGAAGAACCTGTGGAAGAAAATTCTGAAATTACTTTTTTTGGGGACAAAATTTATGTGACCGGCAAACCAAAAGAAGGTGATAAAACCACAATCAAGGTATTTAAAAAAGAAGATTTAAGCCTACTTAAAACCATCGCTCCGTAA
- a CDS encoding CopG family transcriptional regulator: MAKIDKRFQILLSEEEQILLKNEAKRRGVSQGELVRMALKNEIIQKSELLKRQAVVALMELFD; this comes from the coding sequence ATGGCAAAAATAGATAAACGATTTCAAATTCTGCTTTCGGAAGAGGAACAGATATTATTAAAAAATGAAGCAAAAAGGAGAGGAGTTTCGCAAGGAGAATTGGTTCGTATGGCACTTAAAAATGAAATCATTCAAAAGTCGGAACTTCTGAAAAGACAAGCAGTTGTTGCTTTAATGGAGTTATTCGATTGA
- a CDS encoding concanavalin A-like lectin/glucanase — MVQNSEPGKKNFLKPKENTPKHGELFFDFEGEVSEPQITESGIPYKSKSISVVSSSYLTDDQTYFFGKRSAYFSGRRNQIHLSVSGNSLFGTHPDPFTISIPIRLGEQGAGSVILDRTVFVKGKKYGISLELNESKPTLYVNNLLQKSDGRTASFILESPVKLKRKTWEVISIYFDTLNHKYIMYQNGIETAEYENKQADTIGFGFPENDSTPLVLGKSFYGNLDGFHIHKGEPEVEYTKFEKVRYDDETKIGFMEGNTAISPVLETKYSNSSLTRVQWNVEQPKDTMLELYFRGSNQKFVDSNIHLPWTRIRSLESDLPKNKFKYYQWKLWFRPDPMGNSVPKVLALSFEYTEQTPPDVPTRFRLESNPEPGKPLCFLWNSNHEKEVQNGGGYLIHYGLLPNRMLGSVFVKKDKNGNLAKIDGNEDESGFQNKRFCITEETLVNNIYIPEGELNSEDFRPLADQVDVSRKEKRGLLFQPGLTYYFRISSYNRYLNEWDSKDQRSPLSPAISFSFPKEVSN, encoded by the coding sequence GTGGTTCAAAATTCAGAGCCAGGCAAAAAGAACTTCCTCAAACCTAAAGAAAATACACCCAAACACGGCGAACTTTTTTTCGATTTTGAAGGAGAGGTATCCGAACCACAGATCACAGAATCCGGAATTCCTTATAAATCCAAATCCATATCTGTCGTTTCTTCTTCTTATTTAACGGATGACCAAACCTATTTTTTTGGCAAACGATCCGCGTATTTTTCAGGTCGAAGAAACCAAATCCATCTTTCTGTTTCCGGGAATTCTCTTTTTGGAACTCACCCCGATCCTTTTACCATTAGCATACCCATTCGTTTAGGGGAACAAGGCGCAGGTTCTGTCATTTTGGATAGAACTGTATTTGTGAAAGGGAAAAAATATGGCATCTCACTAGAGTTAAACGAAAGTAAACCAACTCTCTATGTAAATAACCTTCTCCAAAAATCGGATGGAAGGACCGCCAGTTTCATTTTAGAATCACCAGTGAAACTCAAACGAAAAACTTGGGAAGTCATCTCCATTTATTTTGATACACTCAATCATAAGTACATAATGTATCAAAATGGTATCGAAACGGCGGAATATGAAAACAAACAAGCCGATACGATAGGATTTGGATTTCCTGAAAATGATTCTACTCCCCTAGTTCTCGGGAAATCGTTTTATGGTAACTTGGATGGGTTTCATATCCATAAAGGGGAACCTGAAGTAGAATATACAAAGTTTGAGAAAGTTCGTTATGATGATGAAACCAAAATTGGTTTTATGGAAGGAAATACGGCTATTTCCCCCGTTTTAGAAACCAAATATAGCAATTCAAGTTTAACGCGTGTTCAGTGGAATGTAGAACAACCAAAAGATACAATGTTAGAACTTTACTTTCGAGGTTCCAACCAAAAGTTTGTGGATTCCAACATCCATCTTCCGTGGACAAGAATCAGATCATTAGAGAGTGACCTGCCCAAAAACAAATTCAAATACTACCAATGGAAATTATGGTTTCGCCCAGACCCAATGGGGAATTCCGTTCCCAAAGTATTAGCTTTATCCTTTGAGTATACAGAACAAACACCGCCGGATGTTCCAACAAGGTTTCGATTGGAATCAAATCCAGAACCAGGAAAACCACTTTGTTTTTTATGGAACTCCAACCACGAAAAGGAAGTTCAAAATGGCGGAGGTTATCTGATTCATTATGGCCTACTGCCCAATAGAATGTTAGGTTCTGTTTTTGTAAAAAAAGACAAAAATGGAAACTTAGCTAAAATTGATGGTAATGAAGACGAAAGTGGATTCCAAAACAAAAGATTTTGTATAACAGAAGAAACTTTGGTAAATAATATTTATATACCAGAAGGGGAACTGAATTCCGAGGATTTTAGACCACTTGCAGACCAAGTGGATGTTTCCAGAAAAGAAAAACGAGGACTTTTATTCCAACCGGGTTTAACATATTATTTTAGAATCTCATCTTACAATCGTTATTTAAACGAATGGGATTCTAAAGACCAAAGAAGTCCACTTTCCCCAGCCATTTCATTTAGTTTCCCAAAAGAAGTTTCGAACTGA
- the rpiB gene encoding ribose 5-phosphate isomerase B, translated as MKEKIGIASDHGGFALKEFLRKSLEETYEIVDYGTKSEESVDYPTIIGDACRKVLSGEVPKLIALCGTGIGASIVANRFKGIRAALCHDEFTAEMSKRHNNANVLVLGGRVLGTDLAQRIVKKWIETEFEGGRHQKRLGQIEEQS; from the coding sequence ATGAAAGAAAAAATTGGAATTGCTTCTGACCACGGAGGATTTGCTCTCAAAGAATTCCTCAGGAAAAGTCTCGAGGAAACTTATGAAATTGTCGATTACGGTACTAAGAGCGAAGAGTCCGTCGACTACCCCACCATCATTGGAGATGCCTGCCGAAAGGTTCTTTCCGGTGAAGTTCCGAAACTCATCGCCCTATGCGGAACAGGCATTGGAGCCTCCATTGTCGCCAACCGTTTCAAAGGCATTCGAGCGGCCCTTTGCCATGATGAGTTTACGGCGGAAATGTCCAAACGCCATAACAACGCCAATGTTTTGGTTTTAGGGGGAAGGGTTCTCGGAACAGATTTAGCACAGAGAATCGTAAAAAAATGGATAGAAACAGAATTCGAAGGTGGAAGGCACCAAAAACGATTGGGACAAATCGAAGAACAATCGTAG
- the serC gene encoding 3-phosphoserine/phosphohydroxythreonine transaminase yields MPTFTHRVFNFNAGPAMLPTEVMEEAQSEFLNYKGTGMSVMEMSHRGKVFQNILDESLSDLRELLDLPSRYAVVYFPGGATLQFSAIPFNYLKAGDSADFALTGVWAKKAFEEAKKFYPNVKSIFNGADSQYMKLPTITDEIVNEGAKYVYITSNNTIYGTRYQIFPKLKKAPLFADMTSELLSRKLPIEDFSVIFAGAQKNIGPSGLTLVIYDKEKLPTQDHPIPNLMNFALMEKNGSLYNTPPTYSIYIAGLVFKYLKRNGGLAAMEVTNERKAKKLYDAIDASKLFYAPVPEEFRSAMNVVFRSHNDSLDSKFLSLAEEQGFAGLKGYRDVGGFRASIYNAMPEEGVDALISFIKEFERTHG; encoded by the coding sequence ATGCCTACATTTACGCACAGAGTCTTCAATTTTAATGCCGGCCCTGCCATGTTGCCCACAGAAGTCATGGAGGAAGCACAAAGTGAGTTCCTAAATTACAAGGGAACTGGAATGTCCGTTATGGAAATGAGCCACAGGGGAAAGGTTTTCCAAAATATTTTGGACGAATCGCTCAGTGACCTCAGGGAATTACTCGACCTACCTTCCCGTTATGCGGTGGTCTATTTTCCAGGTGGAGCCACTTTACAATTTTCTGCCATTCCCTTTAATTATTTAAAAGCAGGAGACTCTGCTGATTTTGCACTCACCGGAGTTTGGGCCAAAAAAGCTTTCGAAGAAGCAAAGAAATTTTATCCGAATGTAAAATCCATTTTTAATGGGGCCGATTCACAATATATGAAACTTCCCACCATCACTGACGAGATCGTGAATGAGGGAGCCAAATATGTTTATATCACTTCCAACAATACTATTTATGGAACTCGTTATCAAATTTTTCCTAAATTAAAAAAAGCTCCTCTTTTTGCGGACATGACAAGCGAACTTCTTAGTCGAAAACTTCCCATTGAAGACTTTTCTGTCATCTTTGCGGGAGCACAAAAAAACATTGGGCCGTCTGGACTCACACTTGTCATTTACGACAAGGAAAAATTACCAACACAGGATCACCCGATTCCTAACCTAATGAACTTTGCACTGATGGAAAAAAATGGATCTTTGTACAATACACCTCCCACTTATTCCATCTACATAGCAGGACTCGTGTTTAAATACTTAAAACGGAATGGTGGCCTTGCGGCAATGGAAGTCACAAACGAAAGGAAAGCAAAAAAATTGTATGATGCCATCGATGCATCCAAACTTTTTTATGCACCGGTTCCGGAAGAGTTTCGTTCTGCGATGAATGTAGTTTTTAGAAGCCATAACGATAGTTTGGATTCTAAATTTTTATCCCTTGCCGAAGAACAAGGGTTTGCTGGACTCAAAGGATACCGCGACGTAGGTGGATTTCGTGCGAGTATTTATAATGCGATGCCGGAAGAAGGTGTGGATGCCCTGATTTCCTTTATCAAAGAATTTGAAAGAACCCATGGGTAG